GGATCGATCCGCTGAGAGACTGGCACCCCGAAGACGTGTCAGCGATCCCGGCGTGAGCTATTTGACAGCATTCGATGTGGATACCCGTAGCCAATGTACGACACGATACTCGTCCCGACTGACGGGAGCGACCCGGCGAACCGAGCGGTAGAGCACGCACTGGAACTCGCGGACCGGTACGGGGCAGACGTACACGCGATGTACTGCGTCGAGACCTACCGGTACGGAGAACCGGCCCTGAGCAGCGCCGAGATCGTCCTCGACAATCTCGAGGACCAGGGTGCGGCGATGCTCGAGGAACTGGCCGACCGCGCGGACAACGTCGGTGTCGAGTGCACCTGGAACGTCTGCCACGGCCGGCCCTGGGAGGAAGTCCAAAAGAAGGGTGACGAACTCGACGCCGACCTGATCGTGATCGGGTTCCAGGGCCAGAGCCACGATCGGACCGGGAAGATCGGGAGCGTCGCCGAGCGAGTGGTTCGGAACGCGAATCGACCAGTATTGACCGCTTGAGGCGACTCCGTGCGCCCGGGCGGTCCGAGGCCCTCCTGCGTTCGATCCGTGGCCCTTACTTGTTCGGCGTAGCGCCAGCGACGGGAGCGATCGGAGCCGCCGGAATTCACACGTGGATTGATAGTACGGTAACGGTTAGTTTCCCCTCCGAACGATTCCCACGGGATAGAGTTGACCGCATCTCTTAATAGCGGTCATCCCCGTATACCGGTGTGATGACTGACACCGATAGTTATTCTCGACGGACGATGTTGAAGATCACCGGCGCGGCAGGAGTGACGGCGCTCGCCGGCTGTGGCGGCTCGGGCGACGGAGACGGCGGCGACGGAGGTGGCGGCGGGGACGGAGATGGAGCCGCCGACGCGGACTGGGGAAGCGTCGAGGAGTTCTACTTCAGCGGACAGGTCTCGCACTGGGGCGCCGAGGAACCGGCCTTCCTCGAGGGCGAAGAGAACCCGACGATCACGCTCATCGAGGGTCAGGAGTACACCTTCAGGTGGTACAACAACGACGGGATCACGCACAACATGGAGATCCGCGACGAGAACGACGAAGTCATCGAAGACTACCAGAGCGAAGACGTGGGCACGGAAGGCGAGGAAGCGTCGATCGAAGGCGTCACTGCGACCCAGGAGATGACGACGTACATCTGCCAGTACCACTCGAGCACGCAGGTGGGCGACATCGAGATCCAATCCGAGTGACGCTTCGGCGGTCGACCGATCGCAACCGTGAGGAATCGCCTCGATCGATAGCCCCGTCGCGCTCTCGCGCGACTAGTCGCCGCGCATCGGGACACAGAGGACCGGTACGTCGGCGTTCCGGACGACGTTCTCCGTGACGCTCCCGAGGAGATGCCGTTCGACCCCGGAGCGACCGTGCGTTCCGATGGCGAGGAGATCGATCTCGTTTTCGTCGGCGTAATTCAGGATCGCTCGTGCGGGCGGTCCGGACGCGACGGTTCCCGTGACGCTGACGCCAGCCGCTCTCGCACGGTCACGAACCGTCTCGAGCGCGTCCTCGCCCTCGCGCTCGAGTTTGGTTAGGATCTCCCCGGGCTCTGCGTCCCCAGTGAATCGGCTCGTGTCGGCCGAATAGATCGTGTGGAGCATCGCGTCGAACGCGTCTGCGAAGGTGACTCCCCAGTCGACGGCCGCCACGGCGCCCTCGCTCCCGTCCGTCGGAAGGAGGACGTTTTCGGTGGTTTCGGCAGTCAGTTCGGCGTCTCCCGCTCCGGGCGGAACCGCGAGCACCGGGACCGGGACGGTTCGAAGCACGTTTTCGGTGACGCTCCCTAGCACGACGCGTTCGAGTCCCGCTCTGCCTTTCGTCCCCATCGCGACGACGTCGATCCCGGCCGTGTCGACGTAGCTCTCGATGACCCGGAACGGTTTCCCGCGGTCGATCGTCGTCGTGACCTCGAGATCCGGATCGCGCTCCTCGACCGTCCTCGCGACCGTCTCGACGGCCGTCTCGGCCTCGGTCTCGATCGCCGCTCGCGCCTCGTCGATATCGTCTTCGAGAATAGCCGAGACCCCTTCGACGTCCGAGGTATCGACGACGGAAAGGACGTGAACGTCCGCCCCGGCCGCGACGGCCAGGTCGAGTCCACGGGTCGCCCCTGCGAGAGCGCCCTCGCTCCCGTCCGTCGGTAGCAGTACCGACTCGATCGCGTCCTCGATCGGTGGCATAGTCGGGTCCTTCACCACCGCGGTGAATAACTGTAGCGGAACTGGACCCGACGCCCGGTCGATCCGCGTTCGGATCGTCCCGCGGCGACTATTCGATCGCGCCATCACCGATCGTGGCCGGTCCCGTGACCGTTCCGGTGACGTGACGGACACCGTTGTCCTCGTATGTGGCCCTTGTGTTGGCGGCCTGTCGATTACCGAACCATTTCGACCTCCCGATTCCCGTCGGTCGTCCGAATCTGCACCACGGCAGCAGTATTTATCCGCTTTTACAGCCGTATGTTTGTCATGGTTTGCCGGGAAAACCGACGATTGCCGTCGGCGAAAACGGGGTAATATGAAGTGCCGATGACACCTGTGCCCGGTTCGCCGGGACGATCCCGTTCGTCTGGCTCCCGAAGCGAGACGGGCGCGTCGACTTCCCTCGAAGTTATTGACCAGCAAATAGAAACGACGCGTATGACGTTCGTCGTCCCGTTCGATGGATCGGAACTCGCAGAAGCCGCCCTCGTCAGGGCCGTCGAGTACGCTACTGCCCTCGACGAAGACGTTGTAGCCGTCTCGGTCGTCCCGGAACGAAAGCGCTACGCGCGAGAGAAGGGCTGGATCGAGGAGAACGAGTCGTACGACGTCGACGCGGTCGTCGCACGCCTCCGCGAGCAGGTCCGGACGCTCGCACCGGACGCGACGTTCGAATACGAACGGATTCGCGAGTTTCCCCCCGAATCGAAACTCGCCGGCCACATCGAGAGGCTGGCGCTCGACCACGATCCGAGCGTCGTCTTCCTCGGGAGCGACAACGTCGGCCGGGTCGTGACCCCGCTGACGAGCGTCGGCGTCCACATCGCCGCCGAGGAGTCCTACGACGTGTTCATCGTTCGTCAGCCGGAGCCGCCGAAAGTCGACGCGATCGTACCCCACGCCGAGTTCTACGGGCAGGACGACTCGTCGTAGCGATCGCCGGTTCCGGGAGCGATCGACCTCCCGTCGCCGTCGCAACCCGCCTCGGCGGCCCCGGTCGCGATCCCCTCCGCGTCCGCCTCTCGCCGGTCGCATCGTGCCGCATCGTCCCGCCCGTTCTCGACGACCGACAGGGCATGTACCCTGGCCTCGAGTCCGGGCGATCGCGATTCCCACTGACGCGGCGTCCGTCGCTCTCGTCGGTGGCGATGAGAACGTCCTCGTACATACCGCCCCGCACACCGACCGCGGTCTTGGCTCTGTTGAGACCCGGGACGCCGTTCGAGTGCTCTGCCCGGTATTCGATCGCCGACCCGTCGGTATTCGCCCGCTCTCCGGGCCGAAGTCGATCGGGGAGACGTCGAACGAACCTGTCAGCCGAGGTGGGCAACGACCCGGGATTCATCTCGATCGGTCGCGTAGGCCAGGGCATGGACCGCAGTGACGGCGGCGACGATCGACGGAACGAACCCACCGATGAACTCGAGATCTGACCGCCTCCGGACGACCGACGAGGGAGGGTATTCCGCCGACGGCGGAGAGATTGGCGGCGGCATCCTCGTCGGCGTGCGGACGACGGACGACACGGACGGGGTGGTCCTCGCGGCTGACACGCGGACGAGTCGCGACGCGGTGGTGACGAGCGACGAGGTGCGAAAAATCGCGCCCATCCGTCCGTTTGCTGCGATCGGTTCGACCACCCATCTCGGCGACGCCGAACCGTTCGTTCACGCCCTCCGGGCCGAGGTCGATCGCTACGAGGACCGTCACGGCCGCCACATGACCGTGCCCGCCCTCGCGACGTTCGCCGGGCGTGAACTCCGATCGCGCCCGTCGCTCGACGCGACGTTCGTCCTCGGTGGCGTCGACGAGGCCGGATCGCACGTCTTCACCGTCGGCGCGGACGAGGGGGTCGTCGAAGCCGACTACGCGGCCGAAGGAAGCGGGCACCAGGTCGCCTACGGCGTTCTCGATCGAGGATACGGGGACTCGCTCGCGCTCGGGGAGGCACGAGACCTCGTCGTGGACGCCATCGAGAGCGCCGGCGAACGCGATCCCCGGACCGGGCCCGCCGTCCACCTCGTGGAACTCGTCGACGGGCGACTGGACAGCGATCGCTACGACTCGGTCGACGCCGCTCGGTCCGATCACTGAGACGTTCGAGCCGTTTGTACCGGCGGTCGTCGGCGAGCACTGCTCGTCACGCCCCTGAACGACGTCTGCCGGATGACGCTCGTCGGCGGAACCGTTTCTCTCGACGAGACGGACCCGCGATCGGACGCCGACGCAGGAATTCGATCGGCGACTGACGCGTGCTGAAACGAACCACCGAAACTACCGATTGCGCTGCTATTCCCGCTCACGGCGGTGATCGTCTCCCGACGCCGGTGTTTCGAGTCGGGCGTCGGTGATCCGTACCCGTCCCCAGGTGCCGTACCACTCCCGCTCGAACGCGATGGCGATCGGTCTCGACATGTGGGGCCCGTCGGTTACGATCGTCTCGTATTCCCCGCCCTCGCCCAGGAGGTGGACGCCGTACTCGCGGTGGAGTTCCTCCAGGTCGGCCAGGGCGTCGCGATCCAGTCGTCGGCCGAGCCAGGACTCGTCGAACCCGGGCCCCGCCACCTCGACGAAGACGATCTCGAGGCCGGCCTCGAGCATCGTTTCTGCGAGCACGCGCGGATCCGCGCGCCACAGCGGCGCGAAGAACTCGCACCCGATTCGATCGCACATCGACCGGAGGCGATCGGCCTGATACTCGCCCTCGACGGTGCCAGCGACGATCCCGTCCACGCCGCCGCCGAGTTCGTCGTCTAGCGTCCGGAGGGCGGATTCGAGCGGTTCGAACCCCACGCCGTCCTGCCCTCCCGACGCGGACGCGACGTCACCGCCGATGTCGGGGGGCTCGATGTTGACAACGGGGAGTCCGACATCGACGACTGGAATCCCGACGCTCTGTGCCGCCAGTCGGGTCACCGACGTGGCGGGCGCGTGGTACATGTGGGAGTCCGCCGGCGGCCGGACGATCGCGAGTCTGCGAACGTCACGACCGCTCTCCAGGGCCCGGTAGAGCGCCCACGAGGACTCCTTGCCCCCGGAGAAGAGCGCGATCCACCCCCCGTCGGATTCGGACATACGCCCCCTTTTCTGTCGGCGGATAAACAGTCTGCGGTTCGGCCGTGAGTCCGATCGCCTCGACTGGGTCGCCGTCGAAGTGGCGTGAAACTACGCACCGGTGTGGTCGGCATCGAGATCCCAACCGCCACCGGTAGACGTTCCGACTACGACCGGTCAACAGCTTTCGGTGAGGGGGGTTCGGAGTACTCCGGGCTTTCATCTCAGTGCAAAAGCGAGTCGATCACCATCGATTCCCCTGCCAGATACGTGATTCCCCAGATACCGACGAATGCGACTCTCGTCGCTCGAGTTCGTTCGGGATCCCGCACCCACCCGAGCAAACAGTATAGCAACAGCAGACACCCGCCGATCCCGAACCCGAAATGCGCGGCAAGTAGTACCTGTGACGGAGCGGTACCGACTTTCATCCAACCCGTCACGACGGGAAACCAGTCGACGATGATACCTGGGATGGCAATTCCCGCCCGTTGTCGCGGCGGTACCGGGCCGAATGCGGCACCGACGAAGCAACCCGCAGCGATGGTACCGGTGACGAACGTCAGCACGAGCGGCAGGACTGCTGGCGACGCTGTCGATCACCATTCGAGACGGCCTGCACCCGAGCCCCGGACGCGATAGAAGCGGATTCGGTCGCCGCTCCGCTGCACCGCTAGCCATCTCGAGTCGGAGTACGTCACGAGTATCGTTCTGGTCGAAGTCGTCGGTGGACAGATGCGATCGAAGGGAGTGGCGTCGATGGTACTGGTCGGTGCTAGCGGGCTCGTCGTCTTCGTCGGTACGTGACCGGATCGCTGTCGGACGGGGCGGGTCCCCGCCCGGTCAGTCGGCCCGCGTCTCGACGTCGAGGTGCACGAGATCGAGTAGGACGCCAGGCCCCGTTCCGGATCCCTCGAGCGGTCCCGTTCGAGATCACCACCGGCAAGTCGCCGTTCGGCACGGTACCGCTTCGGTACTCGTTCGTCGCGTCAGGGAGCGACGTAGTCGCATTCGCCCGCACACTCCTCCTTGAGGGGCGTCTCGCCGAGTACTTGCTCGGGTCTGGCCCCGCTCCGGAAGACGGTGATTCCCTTGACTTCGAGTTCCCGAGCAGTGAGGAAGACGTCTTTGACGTTCTCGACGGACGCCGATCGTGGCAGGTTCACCGTCTTGCTCACGGCGTTGTCGACGTGTTCCTGGAACGCGGCCTGAACGCGGAGGTGGCCGTCGGCGGGCACGTCGTGGGCCGTGTGGAACAGCGGTTTCACGTCGTCCGGAATCTCCTCGACGTTCTGGATCGTGGTCCGATCGTGGAGGTCCGCCACGAGCTCCTCGGAGTAGAACCCGCGCTCTTTCGCGAGGTCGACGAACCGGTCGTTGACGATTTCCAGTCCCCCCATCACCTGCTTCGTATAGGCCACGTTGTATATCGGTTCGATACTGGCCGAGCAGCCCGCGATGAGCGAGATCGTCCCCGTAGGGGCGACGGTCGTGGTCGTGGCGTTTCGCATCGGCTCCGCCCGAGTGGAGTCCTCCCACTCCGGGAACGGCCCCCGTTCATCCGCCAACTGCCTGGACGCTGCCCACGATTCGTCGTGGATGAACGCCATCACCTCGCTTGCGAACTCGACGGCCTCTCGGGAGTAGTACGGGATCCCCAGATCCACGAGCGTGTCGTGAAATCCCATCACTCCCAGCCCCACCTTGCGGTTCGTCTCCATCAACTCCTCGATCTCGGGGACCGGAAATTCGGACATCTCGATGGTGTCGTCCAGAAAGCGGACGCCCAGGTGGACGGTCTCGCGGAGTTTGTCCCAGTCGACCGCCTCGCCGTCGGTGTGTCGAGCGAGGTTGATCGAGCCGAGGACGCACGCCTCGTAGGGGAGCAGGGGGACCTCGCCACAGGGGTTGGTCGCCTCGAGTCGGCCGAGGTGAGGCGTCGGGTTGTGTTCGTTGATCGTGTCGAGAAAGAGAAGCCCCGGATCGCCGGTTTCCCACGCCAGTTCGGCGACCAGGTCGAGGACGTCGTCAGGATCCGCCTGTCCCACGACCTCGTCCGTCCGCGGATTGACGAGGTCGTAGGGCTCGCCGGCGTCGTATGCCTCCCAGAACGTCGCGTCCGTCCCCACCGAGAGGTTGAAGTTCCGAAAGGCGTCCGCCCCTTCCTTGGCGGTGACGAACGCCTCGACGTCGGGATGGGTGGCGTCGAGGACGCCCATGTTCGCACCGCGTCGACGGCCGCCCTGCTTGATCTGCTCGGTGGCCGCGTCGAAGATCCGCATGAAACTCACCGGCCCAGAGGCCACGCCACCCGTCTTCTTGACGACGTCTCCCTCGGGCCGGAGATTCGAGAACGAGAATCCGGTGCCGCCGCCGCTCTGGTGGACGAGTGCGGCCTGCTTGAGAGCGGTGAATATCGCCTCCAGCGAGTCCCCGACCGGCAGGACGAAGCAGGCGGCGAGTTGCTGGAGTTCCGTCCCGGCGTTCATGAGCGTCGGCGAGTTCGGGAGGAACTCGAGGTTCGTCATCGCTTCGTAGAACTCCTGTTCGGTCGCTTCGACGTCCCCGTCGAACTGTGCCTCTGCCTGCGCGAGGGTTTCTGCCACGCGACGGAACATCCCTGCCGGCGTCTCGACGACCTCCCCGTCTTCGTCCCGTCGGAGGTATCGTCGGCGAAGGACCGTCTCGGCGACGGTATCGATCGAGTCCATACCTCCTTCTTCGGTCCGCGACAACTAAGGGGTATTCACACAGATCGACACCGCCGAGATGAGAGAGCACGTGCGGGCCGTGATGGCAGCGCTCGCCGATGCAGTCCCTCCAGAAGAGTTCGAAAACGCCCTGCAACAACTCCCCGACGCGTACGGTCCGCTTCTCGAACTGGTCGATCGGGCGGCCGACTCGTAGGCTCGAGTCCGCGACGCGGATTCCGATGGGTGCGCCCTCGTCGGCTCCGCCGCGACGGTCCGGCGCGGCCGTGTTATTCCGCTCCGCCGTTGGTCGACCCCTCGTCCGTCGGATCGGCGTCTGGCTGACTCGTCGCGTCGGATTGCGGGCCGCCACCGGCCTGTGCCTCCTCGCCCTCTCCCCACCCGCCAGCGTCGACTACTTCGAAGAGTTTGCGCCAGTTCTCGTCGTCTTCGCTCTCGGGCAGCTGGTCGCGGAGTTGCTGGAAGTCGGACGGAGGAACCGCGGTTTCGACGAGGTCGACGACGACCCGGGCGTGGTAGGCCGCATCCGATCGATCGACCCCTTCGATCTCGCTGACGCGGTCGACGAACTCCTGCCAGTCGAATCGCTGGCCGTGTTCGTGGACGGCACCGGACAGGTACCACCTGATTTCGAGCGGGAGCGAGCCGGCGAGGTCGTCGGCGTTCCCCGCGGGGATTCGCTGGCCCAGCGTCATAAGGGTCGCCCGGATCGCCCGTACTGTTCGGCCGGTATCCGGGAGCTCGAGCCGGTGCTGAACCGTACCGGTGAATTCGTCGAAGTTCATGCCACGACGTTCGCGAACCAGCAACGTTAATCTAGGTGGCACCCACATCCCGCTTCGAAGGGCTCACCCCGTTCAGCCGGCGGCCGAGATCCGACAGGTGGGTATTTTTGAAACGGCGGATGAACGGGACTCCATGACGCTCGTCGCATTCGACTTCGACGAAACGCTCACCCAGTCCGACCTGAGTATCCTCCTCGGGAGGGAGTACGACGTGGCAAGCGAGATGCGTGGCCTCCTCGAGCAGGGACTGCGTGACGAGATCGATTTCGAGACGAGCCTTCGAGAGCGCGTCTCGTTGCTCGAGGGGATGCCGGAACGCCGGGTCGAAACCGCGTTCGATCGGTGTCAGTTGCGCGACGGCGCCGCCGAGTTGATCGCGGACCTGCGACGATCCGACGTGTCCGTGGCGATCGTTACGGGTAGTTTCGACCGGGGCGTCGAGACGGCGCTCGATCGAGCCGGGGTCGCGGTCGATCACCTCGTCGCGAATCGGCTCGTGACGGAAAACGGGGCGCTGACGGGCGACGTCGAAGGTCCCTTGCTCGACGACAGGAAAGATCAGCCACTGGGGGAACTCGCCGTCGCCGAGGGGGACAACCTCGACCGGACGATCGCGGTCGGTGGCGGGGCCACGGATCTCCCGATGCTTCGCGCAGCCGGAACCGCCGTCGGATTCGATCCGGTGCCGGTCGTCGAACAGCACTGCGACGTCGTCGTGCCGTCGATGCGGAAACTCCGCCTCTACTTCGAACAGCACGACATCGTCGACGCTGACGGGACCTGACGCGATAGTAGCTACTGAAACGGGTTACACCGATCGCACGATAGCTGTCCGATCGGGTGCGTACTGACTTTCAGCGGATACTCTACTCGAGAGCCACTTCCTGCGGTCGCTCCCGAACCGGTTCCCGAGCGGAAGGTGGCGTCACGGTCCCCTACTTCAGCGTCCGGGCGAACCAGTCGGCTGCCACGTCGGCGACTTCTTCGAGTTCGCCCTCCCCTTCGAAGAGATGCCCCGCCCCCTCGACGACGTGCAAGTCCTTTTCGCAGGAAAGCTTGGCTTCGGCCTCGCGGTTGAGTTCGAGCACCTGGGTATCGGCACCACCGACGATGAACAGGGTCGGTGCCCGGACCTCGTCGAGGACGTCGGACGCCATGTCGACGCGGCCGCCGCGCGAGACGACGGCGTCGACGTCGTCCCGCAGGCGCGCCGCTGCCCGGAGCGCGGACGCCGCTCCCGTACTGGAGCCGAAGTACCCGACGGGCGTGTTACGAGCGTCCTCGCGATCCCACAGCCACTCGGTAGCTGCGACGAGACGGTCCGTCAACAGTGGAATGTCGAAGCGATTGTCGCGGATCCGGTCTTCTTCCTCGGTGAGCAGGTCGAACAACAGGGTCCCGAGTCCTCTGTCGCGGATGACCTCCGCGACGAAGTTGTTGCGAGGGCTCTTTCGACTGGAGCCGCTCCCGTGAGCGAAGACGACCACTCCCCGTGCATCCGCCGGGATTTCGAGCATGCCTTCGAGCGTCACGTCGTCGACCGGGATGGACGCG
The nucleotide sequence above comes from Halosolutus halophilus. Encoded proteins:
- a CDS encoding DUF2267 domain-containing protein; amino-acid sequence: MREHVRAVMAALADAVPPEEFENALQQLPDAYGPLLELVDRAADS
- a CDS encoding dienelactone hydrolase family protein — translated: MAPRSETLASIPVDDVTLEGMLEIPADARGVVVFAHGSGSSRKSPRNNFVAEVIRDRGLGTLLFDLLTEEEDRIRDNRFDIPLLTDRLVAATEWLWDREDARNTPVGYFGSSTGAASALRAAARLRDDVDAVVSRGGRVDMASDVLDEVRAPTLFIVGGADTQVLELNREAEAKLSCEKDLHVVEGAGHLFEGEGELEEVADVAADWFARTLK
- a CDS encoding universal stress protein yields the protein MTFVVPFDGSELAEAALVRAVEYATALDEDVVAVSVVPERKRYAREKGWIEENESYDVDAVVARLREQVRTLAPDATFEYERIREFPPESKLAGHIERLALDHDPSVVFLGSDNVGRVVTPLTSVGVHIAAEESYDVFIVRQPEPPKVDAIVPHAEFYGQDDSS
- a CDS encoding universal stress protein, whose translation is MYDTILVPTDGSDPANRAVEHALELADRYGADVHAMYCVETYRYGEPALSSAEIVLDNLEDQGAAMLEELADRADNVGVECTWNVCHGRPWEEVQKKGDELDADLIVIGFQGQSHDRTGKIGSVAERVVRNANRPVLTA
- a CDS encoding PKD domain-containing protein, whose protein sequence is MTDTDSYSRRTMLKITGAAGVTALAGCGGSGDGDGGDGGGGGDGDGAADADWGSVEEFYFSGQVSHWGAEEPAFLEGEENPTITLIEGQEYTFRWYNNDGITHNMEIRDENDEVIEDYQSEDVGTEGEEASIEGVTATQEMTTYICQYHSSTQVGDIEIQSE
- a CDS encoding universal stress protein — protein: MPPIEDAIESVLLPTDGSEGALAGATRGLDLAVAAGADVHVLSVVDTSDVEGVSAILEDDIDEARAAIETEAETAVETVARTVEERDPDLEVTTTIDRGKPFRVIESYVDTAGIDVVAMGTKGRAGLERVVLGSVTENVLRTVPVPVLAVPPGAGDAELTAETTENVLLPTDGSEGAVAAVDWGVTFADAFDAMLHTIYSADTSRFTGDAEPGEILTKLEREGEDALETVRDRARAAGVSVTGTVASGPPARAILNYADENEIDLLAIGTHGRSGVERHLLGSVTENVVRNADVPVLCVPMRGD
- a CDS encoding DUF2267 domain-containing protein, translated to MNFDEFTGTVQHRLELPDTGRTVRAIRATLMTLGQRIPAGNADDLAGSLPLEIRWYLSGAVHEHGQRFDWQEFVDRVSEIEGVDRSDAAYHARVVVDLVETAVPPSDFQQLRDQLPESEDDENWRKLFEVVDAGGWGEGEEAQAGGGPQSDATSQPDADPTDEGSTNGGAE
- a CDS encoding HAD family hydrolase, producing the protein MTLVAFDFDETLTQSDLSILLGREYDVASEMRGLLEQGLRDEIDFETSLRERVSLLEGMPERRVETAFDRCQLRDGAAELIADLRRSDVSVAIVTGSFDRGVETALDRAGVAVDHLVANRLVTENGALTGDVEGPLLDDRKDQPLGELAVAEGDNLDRTIAVGGGATDLPMLRAAGTAVGFDPVPVVEQHCDVVVPSMRKLRLYFEQHDIVDADGT
- a CDS encoding adenosylcobalamin-dependent ribonucleoside-diphosphate reductase, which translates into the protein MDSIDTVAETVLRRRYLRRDEDGEVVETPAGMFRRVAETLAQAEAQFDGDVEATEQEFYEAMTNLEFLPNSPTLMNAGTELQQLAACFVLPVGDSLEAIFTALKQAALVHQSGGGTGFSFSNLRPEGDVVKKTGGVASGPVSFMRIFDAATEQIKQGGRRRGANMGVLDATHPDVEAFVTAKEGADAFRNFNLSVGTDATFWEAYDAGEPYDLVNPRTDEVVGQADPDDVLDLVAELAWETGDPGLLFLDTINEHNPTPHLGRLEATNPCGEVPLLPYEACVLGSINLARHTDGEAVDWDKLRETVHLGVRFLDDTIEMSEFPVPEIEELMETNRKVGLGVMGFHDTLVDLGIPYYSREAVEFASEVMAFIHDESWAASRQLADERGPFPEWEDSTRAEPMRNATTTTVAPTGTISLIAGCSASIEPIYNVAYTKQVMGGLEIVNDRFVDLAKERGFYSEELVADLHDRTTIQNVEEIPDDVKPLFHTAHDVPADGHLRVQAAFQEHVDNAVSKTVNLPRSASVENVKDVFLTARELEVKGITVFRSGARPEQVLGETPLKEECAGECDYVAP
- a CDS encoding diphthine--ammonia ligase — protein: MSESDGGWIALFSGGKESSWALYRALESGRDVRRLAIVRPPADSHMYHAPATSVTRLAAQSVGIPVVDVGLPVVNIEPPDIGGDVASASGGQDGVGFEPLESALRTLDDELGGGVDGIVAGTVEGEYQADRLRSMCDRIGCEFFAPLWRADPRVLAETMLEAGLEIVFVEVAGPGFDESWLGRRLDRDALADLEELHREYGVHLLGEGGEYETIVTDGPHMSRPIAIAFEREWYGTWGRVRITDARLETPASGDDHRRERE
- a CDS encoding proteasome subunit beta, whose translation is MNSRSDRLRTTDEGGYSADGGEIGGGILVGVRTTDDTDGVVLAADTRTSRDAVVTSDEVRKIAPIRPFAAIGSTTHLGDAEPFVHALRAEVDRYEDRHGRHMTVPALATFAGRELRSRPSLDATFVLGGVDEAGSHVFTVGADEGVVEADYAAEGSGHQVAYGVLDRGYGDSLALGEARDLVVDAIESAGERDPRTGPAVHLVELVDGRLDSDRYDSVDAARSDH